CACGGAACCGCTCCGCCGGCCCTACCTGGCCACCCCTGTCAGGAGCATCGTGCGGGCCAGGGTGGTGTGGCTGCTGGTGCTGGCCCTCGGCGCAACGCTCACCGTCCAGGTCATCGGCGCCTTCCAAGCGACACTGGAGCAGCAGGTGGTGCTCTCCCTGTTCATACCCCTGCTCATCGGCACGGGCGGAAACACCGGCAACCAGGCGGCCACCACCATCACCCGCGCCCTGGCACTTGGTGATGTGCGTCCGGGCGATGTCTTGAAGGTCCTTGCCCGCGAAGTGCGCGTGGGCGCGTTTTTGGGACTGCTGCTGGGGGCCCTGGGGTTCACGATTTCCGCCGTCGCCTTCACGGTGCCGATCGGGCTGGTCATCGGGCTGACCCTGCTCGGGGTCTGCACCATGGCCGCCAGCATTGGCGGGCTCATGCCGCTGCTGGGCAAGGCCGTCAGGGCGGATCCGGCCGTGTTCTCGAACCCGTTTATTTCCACGTTCGTGGACGCCACGGGGCTGATCATCTACTTCCTCATCGCCACGAGCGTCCTGAGGCTCTAGCGCTGCCGGTGCGGCTTCAGGGTCCGGAAGTCGCGGCGTCGGGAGCCGTCAGGCCACCGGAGACCGTGAACAACACGGCGGCGCAGACCTCGGTCAGGGGCGTCTCCGGGCTGAAGATGAGCCATTCCAGCCCTGCCATGAGCGTGGCGCCGAACATGCCCGCGGCCATCAGCGGGAGCGATCCCGGCGGTGTGGCCGCCGGGACCAGGGGCGCAAGGGCTGCTTCAAATTCGGAGATGGCCTCACGGCGGAGCACCCCCATCGATTCCTGCCAAGGACGGTCCGTGCGGAAGATTTCCGCGGCCATCAACTTGGCCAGCGACCTGTTGTCCGCAATCAACGCGAGCATGGAGGTGACCATGCCCTCGATCCCGGCAATTCCGCCGGCGGACTGGCGCGCGCCGCGGAGGGTGCCGGACAGGGAGCTGACGCCGGCCGTCAGCAGCTCCTCGAAGAGCTTGTCCTTGGAGGCAAAGTTGTAATAGACGCTGCCCTTGGCCACGCCGGCCCGTTCGGACACTTCATCCATGGTGGTCCCCGAGATCCCGTGCAGTGCGCCCAGTTCCAGTGCGGCAGCCAGGATGGACTGTTTCGTCGCTGAGACGCGCGGCATGTGGATCCTTTGCTGCTGGCAGTGGCGGGCGGAAGGCGGGGCGGGAGGGGGCCGCCCCAGCGAGTCTATTGCACCCGCGGGCGGCACCCGAAGTCTGGCGGGTCGCCGGATCCAGCTGCTCCCCACCCGGTATACAGGTCTGGCGACTTGACGGCCCGCCGGGTCGCCGGATCTGTACGTTCGGCGCGCTGGGCTGCCGGCGGACGATTAATTTGGACGCATTTGAGAGAATTGTCAGGTGACTGTTACAGACATCCCCGCCAGCGACACCAAGCTGGACCTGCCGCCGCTCAAACTTGGCAACATCACCGTGGATACGCCGGTGGTGCTGGCCCCCATGGCTGGAATCACCAATACGGCATTCCGGCGCCTGTGCCGCGAGCACGGCGGCGGAGTATTTGTCTCCGAAATGGTCACCTCCCGGGCCCTCGTGGAGCGCACCCCGGAGTCGATGCGCCTGATCAGCCACGACGACGACGAGAAAATACGCTCCGTCCAGCTGTACGGCGTCGACCCCGAAACGGTGGGCAGGGCGGTGCGCATGCTGGTCGAGGAAGACCACGCGGACCACATCGACCTGAACTTCGGCTGCCCGGTCGCCAAGGTGACGCGCCGCGGCGGGGGAGCGGCGCTGCCCTGGAAGCTGGACCTATTCACCGCCATCGTCCAGACGGCCGTCCGCGAGGCATCCAAGGGCGGGCTGCCGCTGACCATCAAGATGCGCAAGGGCATCGACGACGACCACCTGACCTACCTCGAGGCCGGCCGGATCGCCCGCGACGCCGGGGTGGCCGCCGTGGCGCTGCACGGGCGCACCGCCAGCCAGTTCTACTCGGGCCACGCGGACTGGGACGCCATCGCGCGTCTCCGCGAGGCCCTTCCCGACGTTCCCGTCCTCGGAAACGGCGACATCTGGAGCGCCGAGGACGCCATTGCCATGGTGCGCCAGACCGGCGTCGACGGCGTGGTGGTGGGCCGCGGCTGCCAGGGCCGGCCCTGGCTCTTCGGGGACCTCATGGCCGCCTTCGAAGGCAGCGACAGGCGACACAAGCCCGGCCTCGCCGAGGTGGCCGCCGCGGTCTACCGGCACGCCGAGCTGCTCGTGGACACGTTCGACGACGAAAACAAGGCCCTGCGCGACATCCGCAAGCACATGGCCTGGTATTTCAAGGGCTATGTGGTCGGCGGGGAACTGCGCGCCCAGCTCGCCGCCGTCCCCACCCTGGAGGTCCTGCGCGGGCTGCTGGACCAGCTGGATGCGGACAGCCCGTACCCCGGGGCCGACGCCGAGGGCCCGCGCGGCCGCGCCGGCACGCCCAAGCGCACCGCGCTGCCGGACGGCTGGCTGAAGGACCGCACGCTCAGCGGCCTGCAGCAGACGGATCTGGCCGGCGCCGAGCTCGACGTCTCCGGCGGCTGACAGCGGTCAGTCTCCAAGGCGGCGGAGCCGGTGTTTTTTGTAGTCCGGCGCAAAGGAGACGCCAAAGGCCGTCCGCGGCCGACGCGGCGGATAGCCGGACGGAAAAACATCGGGCCGCCGCCGGCTGTCCGCAACGTCCGCGGGACACGGGCCGGATGGCCCTAAACTAAGGGATATGTCTACCCCCGCGCAGCCAGAGTATTCGCCCAGCGATGTGGAGCGTTGGGTGCAGGAAGCCCGCAAGAGCAGTTTCCGCACCGTGTTCGAACGCGACCGGGCCCGCGTGCTGCATTCCTCGGCCCTGCGCCGCCTCGGCGCCAAGACCCAGGTGGTGGCCCCGGACACCGACGACTTTGTCCGCACCCGCCTTACCCACAGCCTTGAGGTGGCGCAGATCGGCCGCGAGCTGGGGCGGACCCTGGGCTGCGACCCGGATGTGGTGGACACCGCCTGCCTGTCCCACGACCTCGGCCACCCGCCGTTCGGCCACAACGGCGAGTCCGTCCTCAACGACCTCTCCCATGACATTGGCGGCTTCGAGGGCAATGCACAGACCTTGCGCCTGCTGACCCGCCTGGAATCCAAGGTCATGATGGACGACGGCGGTTCGGCCGGCCTGAACCTGACCCGCGCCTCCTTGGACGCCTCCTCCAAATACCCGTGGCTGGCCGCTGACGCGCCGCTGGTGGGCGGGCGCCGGACCAGCAAGTTTGGCGCCTACGCCGACGACCTT
This genomic stretch from Arthrobacter dokdonellae harbors:
- a CDS encoding TetR/AcrR family transcriptional regulator; the protein is MPRVSATKQSILAAALELGALHGISGTTMDEVSERAGVAKGSVYYNFASKDKLFEELLTAGVSSLSGTLRGARQSAGGIAGIEGMVTSMLALIADNRSLAKLMAAEIFRTDRPWQESMGVLRREAISEFEAALAPLVPAATPPGSLPLMAAGMFGATLMAGLEWLIFSPETPLTEVCAAVLFTVSGGLTAPDAATSGP
- the dusB gene encoding tRNA dihydrouridine synthase DusB, producing MTVTDIPASDTKLDLPPLKLGNITVDTPVVLAPMAGITNTAFRRLCREHGGGVFVSEMVTSRALVERTPESMRLISHDDDEKIRSVQLYGVDPETVGRAVRMLVEEDHADHIDLNFGCPVAKVTRRGGGAALPWKLDLFTAIVQTAVREASKGGLPLTIKMRKGIDDDHLTYLEAGRIARDAGVAAVALHGRTASQFYSGHADWDAIARLREALPDVPVLGNGDIWSAEDAIAMVRQTGVDGVVVGRGCQGRPWLFGDLMAAFEGSDRRHKPGLAEVAAAVYRHAELLVDTFDDENKALRDIRKHMAWYFKGYVVGGELRAQLAAVPTLEVLRGLLDQLDADSPYPGADAEGPRGRAGTPKRTALPDGWLKDRTLSGLQQTDLAGAELDVSGG